The Engystomops pustulosus chromosome 1, aEngPut4.maternal, whole genome shotgun sequence genome has a window encoding:
- the TINCR gene encoding TINCR ubiquitin domain containing codes for MEKLRRLSLNWVKFEILVHVPEESQMFSVTVRPTDTIKDLRVKLVKQGISSWKKHFSYNGRELGEYETIIDLNIKRGAVILLNKSSR; via the coding sequence ATGGAAAAGCTAAGAAGATTAAGTTTAAATTGGGTTAAGTTTGAGATCTTAGTTCATGTACCCGAAGAAAGTCAGATGTTTTCAGTGACTGTCAGGCCAACGGACACTATAAAAGACCTTCGAGTCAAACTTGTAAAACAAGGAATCTCCTCGTGGAAGAAGCATTTTTCCTACAATGGTAGAGAATTGGGAGAATATGAAACTATTATTGACCTCAACATCAAAAGAGGAGCTGTTATATTACTTAATAAAAGTTCAAG